TTTGAAAAAGTTTAATGTTGAATTCAAAGAAGATTATCTTTTTGAATGGATTGAATAACTAACCCGAAGGGTTTAAATATTTATAAAACTTCTTCGGGATGGATGTTCGACCCCATTGGGGTCGTATTTTCCTGTTGTTGATTTTACTATAAATATGAAATCCTTTCGGGATTATTCCAAAACCTTTGCACTAATATAAATATTGTTCAACGGCCAATCACCATCGTCAGCTTTTACTTTTGAAATTTCCTCCACCACGTCCATTCCTTTGATTACCTTGCCGAAGATTGTATATTTTCCGTTTAAATGTGTAGTCGAGGATTTTGGACCGAGGAAGATAAAAAACTCATAAGGAGCCGTTCTATGGTCAGGGTTTTCACGATATTCTTTAGCGCCGGAAACCGTACCGTATTCGTGCACACGCCCGGGGATTATTTCTGCAGGAAGCAGATATTCCTTGCCAAGTTCTGCGCGCTTTTTTTGTGTAGATGAGAGATCGCTATTTCCTGCCTGTATTATAAAGTTTGGAACGACCCTATGGAAAAATGTTTCGTTAAAATACTGCTGCTTCACTAAATATATAAAGTTGGCGCGGTGCAACGGCGTGTCTTTAAAGAGTTCAATTTCTATGTCGCCAAAACGGGTAGAAATTAAAACTTTGGTTTCCGGATTGTTTTTTCCG
This region of Aequorivita marisscotiae genomic DNA includes:
- a CDS encoding peptidylprolyl isomerase is translated as MRKLFIYCFGIVLFFGSCEDKKKASEINDEIENETEIENEIEPKAEAEKDEVSEFPKITNENVVSFLTEYGKNNPETKVLISTRFGDIEIELFKDTPLHRANFIYLVKQQYFNETFFHRVVPNFIIQAGNSDLSSTQKKRAELGKEYLLPAEIIPGRVHEYGTVSGAKEYRENPDHRTAPYEFFIFLGPKSSTTHLNGKYTIFGKVIKGMDVVEEISKVKADDGDWPLNNIYISAKVLE